The Streptomyces sp. A2-16 sequence GTGTCCACGCGGGCGTTGACGAAGAGCTCGTCACCGGCCTCCCGCCGCACCTCGGCGAGCCAGTCGGCGTGCCGGCGCGGGTCCTTGAGGGTGCCGCTCTCGGAGTCCTCCAGATTGCAGCCCACGGCCCCCGCCTCGAGGAGCCGCTCCACCAGCTCCTTCGGCGCCAGCCCGTACCCGCCCTCGACGTCCGCCGACACGGGCACGTCCACGGCCCGGGAGATGCGCGCCACCGCGGCGAACATCTCGTCGGCCGGCGTGGACCCGTCCTCGTGGCCGAGCGCGGCCGCGATCCCGGCGCTGGGCGTGGCCAGCGCCGGGAAACCGGCCTCCTCGCACACCCGCGCGCTGACCGCGTCCCAAGGGCCGGGCAGGACGAGGGGGTCGTCCGGCAGGCGGTTCCTGTGCAGGGCACGGAAGACGTCGACCTTCCTCACGGCGTGTACCCCCCTGGTGCGACGCGGCGGGCAACCATCACCCGGTTCCAGTTGTTGATGGCGACGACCAGGCCGACGAGATGGGCGAGTCCACGGTCGTCGAAGTGCCGGGCGGCTCGGGCGTACACGCCGTCCGGGACGCCCCCCTCCGTCAGCACGGTCACCGCCTCCGTCAGCGCGAGCGCGGCCCGCTCCCGCTCGTCGTAGACCCCCTCGGCCTCCTCCCACGCGGCGAGCAGATCCAGCTGCTGCTCGCTCACCCCGTGCTCGCGGGCGATCGTGAGATGCATGTCCAGGCAGAACGCGCACTGGTTGAGCTGCGAGGCCCGGATGACGACGAGTTCGGCGAGGGCCGGGTCGCCGAGGCCCCGTTTCGCGGTGGCGCTGAGTTCGGACAGGGCCCGCGCGACCTCGCGGTCCAGGACGTCCGTACGACTCACTGGTGCCGACCCGCCTCGTAGTGGCCCGGGACCATACGGCAGGTCACACCGAACCGGTTCCACGCGTTGATCACCGTGATCGCGGCGATCAGCTGGGCCAGCTCGGCCTCCTCGAACTGCTTGGCGGCCTGCTCGTACACCTCGTCCGGCACGAAGCCGTCGGTGAGGACCGTGACGGCGTCGGTCAGGGCGAGGGCCGCGACCTCCTTCTCGGTGTAGAAGTGCCGCGACTCCTCCCACGCGCCGAGCTGGATGATCCGTTCGACGCTCTCACCGGCGGCGAGGGCGTCCTTGGAGTGCATGTCGAGGCAGAACGCGCAGTGGTTGAGCTGCGAGGCCCGGATCTTCACCAGCTCCAGCAGCCGGGAATCGAGACCCTTCCGGGCGGCCGTGTCGAGGCGCAGCATCGCCTTGTAGACCTCGGGGGCGTGCTGGGCCCAGGCCAGGCGGGGCGCGTGTTCGGGGGCGTGCGGGACGGTCTGCTCTGTGGTCATGGCTCGACCCTACGAGCAGGGCAGCCCAAGGGTATGGTCCACTTCCATGGCGAAACCATGGGCCACTTTCGGCGTCGACCTGCACCTGGAACCGACCGGAGGAGGCATTCGGCGGGGCCTCACCGACGCCCTGCGCGAGGCCGTCCGCACCGGCCGCCTCGCCCCCGGCACCCGGCTGCCCTCCTCCCGCTCCCTCGCCGCCGACCTGGGCATCGCCCGCAACACCGTCGCCGACGCCTACGCCGACCTGGTCGCCGAGGGCTGGCTCACCGCCCGCCAGGGCTCGGGCACGCGCGTCGCGACGGGGCACGCCGCGACGGGGTCCGTGGCCGCGGGGCCCGTCGCCGTGGGGCGAGTCGCCGCGGGGGCACCTCCCACGCCATCGGGGCAGCGGGCCGGCACGGCCGTACCGCCGACGGGCACCGCGCCCCGCTCCCGTCCACCCGGCCAGCCCGCCCACAACCTCGTCCCCGGCACCCCCGACCTCGCCTCCTTCCCGCGCGCGCAGTGGCTCAAGGCCGCCCGCCGCGCCCTCGCCACCGCCCCGTACCAGGCCCTCGACTACGGCGACCCGCGCGGCCGCGTCGAACTGCGCACCGCCCTCGCCGGCTACCTCTCCCGCGCGCGCGGGGTGCGCGCCGACCCCGAGCACATTCTGATCTGCGCCGGCTTCTCGCAAGGCCTGCGCCTCCTCGGAGCGGCGCTGCGGGCCCGGGGCGCGCGCACGGTCGCCGTGGAGTCGTACGGACTCGACGTCCACTGGAACCTGCTCGCGGCCGCCGGTCTGCGGACCGTGCCGCTGCCGTTCGACGAACGCGGCACGGACCCGGGGGAGTTGACCGACCAGGACGCGGTGCTGCTCACCCCCGCCCACCAGTTCCCGATGGGCGGCACCCTGCACCGCGACCGCCGTTCGGCCGTCGTGGAGTGGGCGCGCCGCACCGGCGGCCTGGTCATCGAGGACGACTACGACGGCGAGTTCCGCTACGACCGACAGCCCGTGGGCGCGCTCCAGGGCCTCGACCCCGACCACGTCGTCCACGCGGGCACCGCCAGCAAGTCCCTCGCCCCCGGTCTCCGCCTGGGCTGGCTGGTGCTGCCGCCCGGCCTCATGGAGGAGGTGCTGCGGGCGAAGGGCGGCATCGACGCCTGCGGCTCCCTCGATCAGCTGACCCTCGCCGAGTTCCTGACCTCCGGCGCCTACGACCGTCATGTGCGCGCCGCCCGGCTGCGCTACCGACGCCGCCGCGACACCCTCGTCGCCGAACTCGCGCGGCGGGCCCCGCGGGTCCACGCCACCGGGATCGCGGCCGGTCTGCACGTGGTGCTGCGGCTGCCCCCGGGCACCGAGCAGCCGGCGCTGCGGGCGGCGGCCTGGCAGGGCCTCGCCGTCCACGGGCTGCACCGCTACCAGCACCCGCAGGCCAGCGTCGAGCGGCGCGACGCGCTCGTCGTGGGCTACGGGACACCACCGGACCACGCCTGGTCGGGAGCGCTGGAGGCACTGTGCGCGGTACTGCCCGAATAACGCGGCCTGTTCATGGGATTCGCCATTCCGGAATAGGGTCGCGCGGATAGAGTCACCGCATGAGCGAGAACGTATCCATATCCCGTGTGGCCCTGAAGAAAATCACCCCCGACGTGTCCGCGGCGATGGGTTCCCTGCATGCCGCCGCCGTTTCGGCGGCCCAGGACGCCAAGGTCGAACCGGAACTCCTGGAACTGATCCGGATCCGCGCCTCGCAGATCAACGGCTGTGCCTTCTGCATCGACATGCACACCAAGGACGCCCGTGCGGCCGGCGAGACCGAGCAGCGCGTGCACGCCCTGAACGCCTGGCGGGAGACCCCCTTCTTCACCGGCCGTGAGCGCGCCGCACTGGCGTTGA is a genomic window containing:
- a CDS encoding carboxymuconolactone decarboxylase family protein, with product MTTEQTVPHAPEHAPRLAWAQHAPEVYKAMLRLDTAARKGLDSRLLELVKIRASQLNHCAFCLDMHSKDALAAGESVERIIQLGAWEESRHFYTEKEVAALALTDAVTVLTDGFVPDEVYEQAAKQFEEAELAQLIAAITVINAWNRFGVTCRMVPGHYEAGRHQ
- a CDS encoding isocitrate lyase/phosphoenolpyruvate mutase family protein — translated: MRKVDVFRALHRNRLPDDPLVLPGPWDAVSARVCEEAGFPALATPSAGIAAALGHEDGSTPADEMFAAVARISRAVDVPVSADVEGGYGLAPKELVERLLEAGAVGCNLEDSESGTLKDPRRHADWLAEVRREAGDELFVNARVDTFSYGDGDPGRAIERAALYVAAGADCVYPIGAPEKLLPLLRSGIQGPVNVFGRLDGEGPSPTELGELGATRVTFGPGLQRWGALALQGMVGELSKR
- a CDS encoding carboxymuconolactone decarboxylase family protein; this encodes MSRTDVLDREVARALSELSATAKRGLGDPALAELVVIRASQLNQCAFCLDMHLTIAREHGVSEQQLDLLAAWEEAEGVYDERERAALALTEAVTVLTEGGVPDGVYARAARHFDDRGLAHLVGLVVAINNWNRVMVARRVAPGGYTP
- a CDS encoding carboxymuconolactone decarboxylase family protein gives rise to the protein MSENVSISRVALKKITPDVSAAMGSLHAAAVSAAQDAKVEPELLELIRIRASQINGCAFCIDMHTKDARAAGETEQRVHALNAWRETPFFTGRERAALALTEAVTLVHDGRVPDAVYAEAAEVFDETQVAALIWAATVINAYNRIAIATRMVPGGYQPAPKG
- a CDS encoding PLP-dependent aminotransferase family protein; translation: MAKPWATFGVDLHLEPTGGGIRRGLTDALREAVRTGRLAPGTRLPSSRSLAADLGIARNTVADAYADLVAEGWLTARQGSGTRVATGHAATGSVAAGPVAVGRVAAGAPPTPSGQRAGTAVPPTGTAPRSRPPGQPAHNLVPGTPDLASFPRAQWLKAARRALATAPYQALDYGDPRGRVELRTALAGYLSRARGVRADPEHILICAGFSQGLRLLGAALRARGARTVAVESYGLDVHWNLLAAAGLRTVPLPFDERGTDPGELTDQDAVLLTPAHQFPMGGTLHRDRRSAVVEWARRTGGLVIEDDYDGEFRYDRQPVGALQGLDPDHVVHAGTASKSLAPGLRLGWLVLPPGLMEEVLRAKGGIDACGSLDQLTLAEFLTSGAYDRHVRAARLRYRRRRDTLVAELARRAPRVHATGIAAGLHVVLRLPPGTEQPALRAAAWQGLAVHGLHRYQHPQASVERRDALVVGYGTPPDHAWSGALEALCAVLPE